ctgaaccctaaaccctgaaccctgaaccctgaaccctgaaaccctaaaccctgaaccctaaaccctgaaccctaaaccctgaaccctgaaccctgaaccctgaaccctgaaccctaaaccctgaaccctaaaccctgaaccctgaaccctgaaccctaaacctaaaccctgaaccctaaaccctaaaccctaaaccctgaaccctaaaccctgaaccctaaaccctgaaccctatAATCTTCCTCTATATGTTTCTATATACTTAATAATACCATTTTCTTATTAACtcaatttataattattccATTGATTATTTTCGATTAATGTATTTGCAACTTCCTTTCagtatcattttcattacacaattttttaatctttttcatatttttttttttcttcaacTTTTTTCTCCACCCAAATGAGGAATactaacataaaaatagtaaaaatatatagttatttgttttttatgcatacaaaaaatatgtagtaatacatattttttaattttctatttaataattttctttctATTACCTTATACATAACTGCTAAAATAACAAGTGTTGCAATAACTATAACTGAATATACAACTAATTTGTattctttaaataaatttccTGGAAATCCTATTTCAGATATGTCTTTTTGTACATCGAATTTAATGGATCTTGCTTCAATTTCCAGATGAGGCATTATATTGATAGAATCGTCTGATGATTGAAATTGTTCCTCAGAGGAATTATCTGAAATATGTTCTTGTTCACTACTTGTTGCGTCTATTTCTGGTGTAGAAAATGACCCTTGTGAATGGCCATTTCCTTGATCACCTAATATTTGTGTTTGGGTATTCTTTGGTTCTGGTTTTTCGACAGCTGGTGTTTTGCTATCTGATAAAGTAGGGCTAGGTTCTAGTTCGTTACTTGTTGGGTTGTCCTCTAATGTTTCAGTTTGGTGTCTTTCATTTGCTTGCAATCCTTCTTTAATGTATTCCattatatcaaaattttcataataatcTGCATAAGTACTATAAGCATCATTTAAAATAGGCAATACATTATcgtataatttttttcgaatATCATCAAGTGAATTAGTAACAGATTCTCTGTATTCTTCAATATAggttttaattaaattccCATATTCTTTTAAAGTTGACAAATCAAAAACATCGTGAATATCTTTTGTGTTTTGGTATATATCTATTCTACCTTGATTAGTTTCTGACTCGTTGCTTGGATTTGTTTGACCACTTGGAGCTTTTTGAGTACCTGTATGATTATTGGCAAGATCTAAGGATTGGATATCACCTTTTAATGAAGGTTCTTCAAGTTTTGGCAATTGAATGTTTTGATTCTGTTGAGATTTAGCCTCCGAaacttttaaattattaccTGTATTTCTAGGGGGACTCTTTTGATCACTTTGCTCCCCTCCTTGACCTTTAATCTTTGGTGTGGTTTTTGTATCTTTTACTGCTTTATCTTGAACACTTGGGgtattatctttattttttggtaTACGCCCTGGACCATTGGAATcaaatgttttaaaattgttCGTAGAatgtgaatattttttatttattggtGTAAGTTCTAGAAgatgattttttatattatattttttatcagtATCATTCTTAATAGCAGAATCTCTAAAGtcatcatatattttttttaatttttccaATAGATTCAGATATAAATCATTTCCATAAAAAGCATTGTAAAGGCTTCTATATTGATTAAGACAATTTACAGAATTCTGACGAAGATTCCCatgtttttctttattcgttttataatatgcaattgtattacatatataattaagtAAAGTATACAATTCACTCATATACCTAAGATTAGCATCTTTCAAATCCCtttgattatataaaagatcccaaaatataaaattaccCATATACTTCTTTAAATATTCGTCATAAGCCGAACTTAAAGTCATTTTATTAGCTTTGCCATTGTTTATGTCTTTGactatattaaataatttatgagATAACCACATCATAAACTGTTCGGAATACttgttttcattattttgtaacTCCGTAAATAAATGCCCGCCCAAAGCACCAACACCTTCCCTGTTACTTGAACATGCTCTATTATTGGGGCAATATTGTTTGTATGATGAGGATCtgttaattttattcaatATGACATATTTaccattaaaaaatttatcagCTTCAAGAAATAGCTCACACTGagaaaaagtatatataaattaataaaaatatgtattaatacaaaatttattgaataaaatttaatgtaATTTGTAGGCAAatcaaacaaaataaaataaaggatagccatgttttattttaaaataaaattatttaccATTCCTTTCTCGTCCAttgtaatataattttgttcttAATATATAGATTGATAtcatattgtttttatataaaatatatatactgtAAATGAGCCTCCTATATCACATTTATCGTATTAAACCCattgaaaaatttaataataatttaaaattaatatggaataataatacaataatattaataaagaaatattatatttactgTTATTGACATTTCCTAAATTTCCTTAAATTGTGGTTggtttaataaatatttaatcatatgtatatataatgcaaTTTATGCATAAAGTCAATATTACTAATAGTATCCTacataattaattttattataaaatattaaggaattttataatgaatttaaaaaatatatacttaaaCATATGTTTTAATATAGAGCATAAACAACCTAAAACTTAAATAATGcataaatcaaaaaattaagaaagttattataatccttaaaaatatataaatagtcatttttttaaatatattaaatttttataaacttgcttctaatatatataccaatgttttattaaaatcatAGCATTTTCAAATTAAGTTGCATGCTCCATTATATAtccaaattatataattttaatattgtttttatttaatatagataaattcataatttattttaataagtCCGATAACTTTGTTTTTATTCCTACATATTTCGATTTAAAAGTATTCTTTATTggataattttataatatatgttgcGCATCTTCCCATCAGTTTAAAACGACAATTAACACTGAACCCGTATTTATTAAGATATTTATAAGTTTAAATAAGcctttaaatataattttttttttaaataatacttagtaaatattaaatatataatacataaataacTATTGATGcaaattttaaagtataataaaaaactatACGTAATTAGGTTGTTCATTGCACTCTGAGAGGAGAGAGATAAGGgaagtattattttttaagacAAAGCTGTAgccatataatatttatttattctacatattttaattatgttttatattttctaccATTAAAACTTTCAATTCATgtgtatattaaaattaatcattaaaaataaattagaattattaatttcctaaatatatagtttgatttaatattttataataaactaTATTTGGTTCTATATTGGAAAACTCCATTTTAAggaaattatataattattaatattatttttcttggTAGCGTTAATTCTAATATTGTCGAATTAAAGCTTACTTAAATAggtattataatatttcatttgatgttttgtgcatataattttaatctTATTACAAGtttaacaatatatatcaatgtATTCGAatcaaattaatttaatgaTTTCTTCGTATTTAATACTttatctattattattactattatgaTTTTGCTAATATATCACTGTATAGTGCAACGGAATAATTAACTCgattcatataaatattttgaatcaaagtataatattttcgtGTTACATTGTTTAAAGTATACCATTTTAGAGCATATATACTATCTCGTAAAacgatatatttataatacatatttattaatttatatatgataacctagtaaaaatattgttagttcaaattaaattaattattatttgccTTTCcgataatattaatatttaattatataaagttTCCACAATAAAACGATATTCCAATATtagttattattaaaacattttactagcttatatgtatagatatataataataactctagtcatatttatcatgttatttataattattagaACCAAATATGAtatgaaattttattaatatacttgtattttattttttaactgttttaaatataatatatttctaatttatatatacttcaAAACCATAAAtcttataaattaatagtgattaatttaatattatacctttatagtaaataaattaatgcACAAAGaactatttattttatttgaatttaaaaaattaagataAAATGAtgctatatataatagaaaattaaaaggatactatacatatatctaccttttaatttattattaatatgcatatttttattgtattattaattatgtTAGATGGATAAAGCATCTTTTATAGATAACGTTGCATTGTCGAATCTCGATCTATATATCATgcatctatattttatgattatcaattatatattagtaGTGTGTTTAACtaacattaaaaatataatcattAACCTGAAGgtatattataatgtaAGCAATTGTTCCAAATGAATCGAATTATACTctgatatataaaattattatactgttctgttataaaaatactatttgaatcaaaataaatatgatacaAATCATAAGttttactaaataaaatgcttcatcaaataaagaaaaatattgttatgCATAAGTCGATGTAACCATATATTAccaaaatttatataataggaattatgatatatcataatataaattcatatataatcaatatatatattaatatatacaatat
Above is a window of Plasmodium berghei ANKA genome assembly, chromosome: 4 DNA encoding:
- a CDS encoding BIR protein translates to MDEKGMCELFLEADKFFNGKYVILNKINRSSSYKQYCPNNRACSSNREGVGALGGHLFTELQNNENKYSEQFMMWLSHKLFNIVKDINNGKANKMTLSSAYDEYLKKYMGNFIFWDLLYNQRDLKDANLRYMSELYTLLNYICNTIAYYKTNKEKHGNLRQNSVNCLNQYRSLYNAFYGNDLYLNLLEKLKKIYDDFRDSAIKNDTDKKYNIKNHLLELTPINKKYSHSTNNFKTFDSNGPGRIPKNKDNTPSVQDKAVKDTKTTPKIKGQGGEQSDQKSPPRNTGNNLKVSEAKSQQNQNIQLPKLEEPSLKGDIQSLDLANNHTGTQKAPSGQTNPSNESETNQGRIDIYQNTKDIHDVFDLSTLKEYGNLIKTYIEEYRESVTNSLDDIRKKLYDNVLPILNDAYSTYADYYENFDIMEYIKEGLQANERHQTETLEDNPTSNELEPSPTLSDSKTPAVEKPEPKNTQTQILGDQGNGHSQGSFSTPEIDATSSEQEHISDNSSEEQFQSSDDSINIMPHLEIEARSIKFDVQKDISEIGFPGNLFKEYKLVVYSVIVIATLVILAVMYKYSSFGWRKKLKKKKNMKKIKKLCNENDTERKLQIH